A single genomic interval of Aureliella helgolandensis harbors:
- the pepT gene encoding peptidase T, which produces MSNSSHINRQRLLERFLRYVQVETTANPDSEEYPSSPGQWTLGKILYEELRAMGLEEVEHDAHGLVWATLPSTAGDGASNTLPTILFNAHVDTSPDASGANVRPAVLERYPGGDIPLEKNGKVIDVASCPALNQLIGHTLITTDGTTLLGGDDKAGVAAIMELAEHLLEHPNLPHGPVRILFTCDEEIGRGALHMDLAKAGAAAGYTLDGGGQAEVENENFSADQMTVRAYGNNIHPSIGKGRMVNALRGLSKLIAALPTEALTPESTEGRDGFIHPYSLSGAVDYAEAKFLLRDFVTERLDDQALLLQATADSLVQETPGLRFELVRQRQYRNMADAQRSAPHVVDFSIAAYKNLGLTPHLGAIRGGTDGAVFSEMGLPTPNLSVGQHNIHSVLEFASLDQMVLAIQHAIEVLNIWQQQGRS; this is translated from the coding sequence ATGTCCAACTCGAGCCATATCAATCGTCAGAGGTTGCTCGAACGCTTCCTGCGTTATGTCCAAGTCGAAACCACTGCGAATCCCGACAGTGAAGAATATCCAAGCAGCCCAGGGCAATGGACACTGGGGAAAATACTGTACGAGGAATTGCGTGCGATGGGGCTAGAGGAGGTGGAGCACGATGCGCATGGCTTGGTATGGGCCACGCTGCCTTCAACTGCCGGGGATGGAGCCTCGAACACGCTGCCCACTATTTTATTCAATGCCCACGTCGACACCTCGCCCGATGCGTCGGGGGCCAATGTGAGGCCTGCGGTCCTTGAACGATACCCGGGCGGGGACATTCCACTTGAGAAGAATGGCAAAGTGATCGATGTGGCTAGTTGCCCCGCCTTAAATCAATTGATTGGGCATACTCTGATCACTACCGATGGCACCACGCTCCTAGGCGGGGACGATAAGGCGGGCGTGGCAGCGATCATGGAGTTGGCAGAGCATCTGCTAGAGCATCCCAATTTGCCGCACGGTCCGGTCCGTATTTTGTTCACCTGCGATGAAGAGATCGGTCGCGGTGCCCTGCACATGGATTTAGCGAAGGCGGGGGCCGCCGCCGGATACACTCTTGACGGAGGCGGCCAAGCGGAAGTGGAGAATGAGAACTTTTCCGCCGATCAGATGACGGTTCGCGCCTATGGCAACAATATTCATCCTTCGATCGGCAAGGGGCGGATGGTCAATGCGCTGCGTGGGCTGTCGAAACTCATTGCCGCCTTGCCAACCGAAGCGCTCACGCCCGAGTCGACTGAGGGACGCGACGGATTTATTCACCCGTATTCGCTTTCAGGGGCCGTCGACTACGCCGAAGCAAAATTTCTTTTAAGAGACTTCGTCACCGAACGACTGGACGACCAAGCCCTGCTCCTTCAAGCGACGGCAGATTCCCTCGTTCAAGAAACTCCGGGACTGCGTTTCGAACTGGTCCGCCAGCGTCAATATCGCAATATGGCCGATGCACAACGCAGTGCACCCCATGTCGTAGATTTTTCGATCGCAGCCTACAAAAATCTGGGGCTGACACCCCATCTGGGAGCCATTCGAGGTGGGACCGATGGAGCTGTCTTCAGCGAGATGGGGCTACCCACCCCCAACCTCTCTGTCGGGCAGCACAATATCCATAGCGTTCTCGAGTTTGCTTCTCTCGATCAAATGGTGCTCGCTATACAGCATGCCATCGAAGTTCTCAACATTTGGCAGCAGCAAGGACGGAGCTAG
- a CDS encoding 3'-5' exonuclease: MAQDVRYLVFDVESVPDGDLVAKTRYAALGLSAAEAIRKFRNELLITSGRDFIPYTYHLPISVVVAKLRADFSLIEIVSLDQPEHRPHVISKHFWAGWEAYGQPTWVTFNGRSFDIPLMEQAAFRYGIPIPKWFNLEHRTYEQNRNRYNLGAHIDLHDVLTNYGATWYRGGLNLAASLLGKPGKMDVAGDMVYDLYLQGKISEINEYCRCDVLDTYFVFLRSMLMMGKLTLEQEQSHVLQTKELLESQAEEHPAYRQYLEQWGDWSNPWSE, translated from the coding sequence GTGGCCCAGGACGTTCGTTACTTAGTGTTTGACGTAGAGAGTGTGCCTGATGGCGACCTAGTTGCCAAGACACGGTACGCCGCGCTCGGGCTTTCTGCTGCTGAAGCCATCCGAAAATTTCGCAATGAATTGCTAATCACGTCCGGACGTGATTTCATCCCCTACACCTATCACCTCCCCATATCCGTGGTGGTTGCCAAGCTCCGCGCAGACTTCTCACTCATCGAGATCGTGTCGCTGGATCAACCCGAGCACCGCCCCCATGTGATCTCTAAGCATTTCTGGGCTGGCTGGGAGGCCTATGGACAACCGACCTGGGTCACCTTCAATGGTCGAAGTTTCGATATCCCACTCATGGAACAAGCCGCCTTTCGTTACGGAATTCCGATCCCCAAGTGGTTTAATCTCGAGCATCGAACCTATGAGCAAAACCGCAATCGGTACAACCTCGGCGCGCATATCGATTTGCACGACGTGTTAACCAACTATGGTGCGACCTGGTACCGTGGCGGCTTGAATCTGGCCGCCAGCCTGCTTGGCAAGCCGGGAAAGATGGATGTAGCGGGTGACATGGTCTACGATCTGTACTTACAAGGTAAAATTTCAGAAATCAACGAGTACTGCCGGTGCGATGTGTTGGACACCTATTTCGTGTTTCTGCGCAGCATGCTGATGATGGGCAAGCTGACGCTCGAACAGGAGCAGTCCCACGTACTGCAGACCAAGGAACTGCTGGAATCGCAGGCCGAGGAGCATCCGGCCTATCGGCAATACCTGGAACAATGGGGCGATTGGTCGAACCCATGGTCCGAGTAA
- a CDS encoding DUF1501 domain-containing protein: protein MHPIVQNMQQRTRRYFLRDGAMGLGAIAASSLLRGESSLAAGGDSSPAVKPKAKRVIYLHMTGSPPNLDLFDYKPELVRRNGEDCPQSFLEGREFAFTTGTPTLLGTPQQFKQVGHGGGWMSSAIPHLHGVANEMCRVHSMYSDQFNHAPAELLIYTGSPRTGRPSMGSWVTYGLGSENENLPAFVVLISSGVQPNGGKSSFGSGFLPSVYQGVQCRSQGDPVLFASDPPGMDKALRRRTLDALNQLNHFQASDMGHPETQTRIAQYELAYRMQASVPEVMDITREPQYVLDDYGAQPGASSLANNCLLARRLVESGVRFVQLFDWGWDYHGTSPGTGIGDGLVEKCATMDRPVAALLRDLKQRGLLEDTLVVWGGEFGRTPFREGRTANSAVLGRDHYPDCFTMWMAGGGAKPDFDYGATDELGFGVTENPVHVHDFQATILHLLGIDHTRLTYRFQGRDYRLTDVHGEVIQDLIA from the coding sequence ATGCATCCCATCGTACAGAACATGCAGCAACGGACCCGACGCTATTTTTTGCGCGACGGAGCCATGGGATTGGGAGCCATTGCCGCTAGCTCCCTTTTGCGTGGCGAATCCTCGTTGGCCGCTGGCGGGGATTCTTCTCCCGCCGTCAAGCCGAAGGCCAAACGGGTCATCTATCTCCACATGACTGGCTCGCCGCCCAACCTGGATTTGTTTGACTATAAACCTGAACTGGTGCGGCGCAATGGTGAAGATTGTCCGCAGTCTTTCTTGGAAGGACGCGAGTTTGCGTTTACGACGGGGACCCCCACGCTCCTCGGTACACCCCAGCAGTTCAAGCAAGTCGGGCATGGCGGGGGATGGATGTCTTCTGCCATTCCACATTTGCATGGAGTCGCCAACGAAATGTGTCGCGTGCATTCGATGTATAGCGACCAATTCAATCACGCTCCTGCCGAGCTATTGATCTATACCGGTTCACCGCGCACCGGCCGCCCCTCGATGGGCTCGTGGGTGACCTATGGTCTGGGATCTGAAAACGAAAATCTGCCGGCTTTTGTCGTGTTGATTTCAAGTGGAGTTCAACCCAATGGAGGGAAGAGTTCGTTTGGAAGCGGCTTTCTTCCGAGCGTCTACCAGGGAGTCCAATGCCGCTCTCAAGGCGATCCCGTGTTGTTTGCTTCCGATCCGCCTGGGATGGACAAGGCACTGCGACGAAGAACATTGGATGCACTCAATCAACTCAATCACTTCCAAGCCTCGGATATGGGGCATCCGGAAACGCAGACACGAATTGCCCAGTATGAACTCGCCTATCGTATGCAGGCCAGCGTTCCTGAGGTTATGGACATCACGCGCGAGCCGCAGTACGTGTTGGATGACTATGGTGCTCAGCCTGGTGCAAGTAGCCTAGCCAACAATTGCTTGCTCGCGCGCCGTCTGGTGGAATCGGGCGTTCGATTTGTGCAGTTGTTTGACTGGGGGTGGGACTATCATGGCACCAGTCCGGGGACCGGGATCGGCGATGGTTTGGTCGAAAAATGTGCCACCATGGACCGACCAGTGGCGGCGCTGCTACGGGATCTCAAGCAACGCGGTTTGTTGGAGGATACACTGGTCGTATGGGGAGGCGAGTTTGGCCGGACGCCGTTTCGCGAGGGGAGAACGGCAAATAGCGCCGTCCTCGGTCGAGATCATTATCCCGATTGCTTTACGATGTGGATGGCCGGGGGCGGTGCAAAGCCCGATTTTGATTACGGAGCAACGGATGAACTCGGTTTTGGCGTGACGGAAAACCCCGTGCATGTGCATGATTTTCAAGCCACGATTCTGCATCTACTTGGAATCGATCACACGCGTCTGACCTACCGCTTCCAGGGACGCGACTATCGATTGACCGATGTGCATGGCGAAGTCATCCAGGACTTGATTGCCTGA
- a CDS encoding PIG-L deacetylase family protein — MEPCKVLVIGAHPDDAEVFAGGLVVRHCQQHSVVRIVSVTDGRSGHHEIPPEALVPIRREEARQAGESVGAEYLTWDFPDGTLQPTLEVRAAIIREIRTFAPDLVMTHRPNDYHPDHRAVGTAVQDASYLVTVPHVCPETPALRSDPVVGFMCDLFTRPNRLRADAILDVAAELDGLTSMAACHKSQFFEWLAYHDGELDSLPESDADRWTWLANHFKRLYSQRLQHFQPELQAQGISWTDSQLLEVYEISEYATRLSPEQRQRLFPGALS, encoded by the coding sequence ATGGAACCGTGTAAAGTACTGGTGATAGGTGCGCATCCAGATGACGCTGAAGTTTTTGCAGGTGGCTTGGTGGTTCGACATTGCCAACAACATTCTGTGGTCAGAATCGTTTCGGTGACAGACGGTCGCAGTGGGCACCATGAAATTCCGCCTGAGGCGCTCGTGCCGATCCGCCGTGAGGAGGCCCGTCAAGCTGGCGAGAGCGTGGGGGCCGAGTATTTGACTTGGGATTTCCCAGACGGAACCCTGCAGCCCACTCTAGAAGTTCGAGCGGCCATCATTCGCGAGATTCGCACCTTTGCGCCCGACTTGGTCATGACCCATCGCCCCAACGACTACCACCCCGATCACCGAGCGGTCGGTACGGCCGTCCAGGATGCATCTTATCTCGTTACGGTCCCCCACGTCTGTCCGGAAACGCCAGCGTTGCGGTCCGATCCCGTCGTGGGATTTATGTGCGACTTGTTTACCCGCCCCAATCGCCTGCGCGCCGATGCGATCCTGGACGTCGCCGCCGAGCTCGATGGGCTCACGTCCATGGCTGCCTGCCACAAGTCCCAGTTCTTTGAATGGTTGGCCTATCATGACGGTGAACTCGATTCTCTCCCCGAATCCGACGCAGACCGCTGGACATGGCTAGCCAATCATTTCAAGCGACTCTACAGCCAACGTCTTCAACACTTCCAACCCGAGCTACAGGCCCAGGGAATCTCGTGGACCGACTCCCAATTGTTAGAAGTTTACGAGATCAGCGAATACGCCACCCGCCTGAGTCCCGAACAGCGCCAACGCCTCTTCCCCGGTGCACTCTCCTAA
- a CDS encoding ISNCY family transposase: protein MVRKPYQKQQRFDCSPIAQVELNLESRDEIVPVLLGLQYLYTNAKLRTKVVQAVAADLNQDSRRDVGRPGMDDWHVVVLAAVRLGCNLDYDKLQDQVENHRRLRGIMGIGDWQDTDGFTFRRIRDTICLLKPETISKINQAIVTAGQSIAPDASSTVRADSFVIETNIHYPTESSLIYDGVRKFIPFCVELAQQLETTGWRQVGHLVKKIKSLKQQIGRIAASKSSRKKEALESRYRDLLQRVALLLERAKSLTNEAKSLGASTVTLSLITTIEHWTGLTEQVCDTARRRVLLGESVPNCDKLFSLFETHTQLYRRGKAGQPNQYGRLALVYEDGAGFISHYHLMARDVRDQDVVVEQTKLAQKKHAGEIHTASFDRGFYSAENESNLQQIIEDVCVLPRAPGEYVQRIKNESAKFHRTRLHHSGIEAAIGVLQRGNGLKRCRDRTELGFERYLGLAILGRNIHTLGKLLLSKQRPNASAAQSKRKAA, encoded by the coding sequence GTGGTTCGCAAGCCATATCAAAAACAGCAACGCTTCGATTGCAGCCCTATCGCACAAGTTGAACTCAACTTGGAATCTCGCGATGAAATCGTGCCCGTCTTGCTCGGGCTTCAATATCTTTATACCAATGCCAAGTTGAGAACGAAAGTCGTTCAGGCTGTCGCTGCGGATCTAAACCAAGACTCTCGACGGGATGTTGGAAGGCCAGGCATGGACGATTGGCATGTTGTTGTGCTTGCAGCAGTCAGACTTGGATGTAATCTTGATTACGACAAACTACAGGATCAAGTCGAGAATCATCGGCGTCTCCGCGGAATCATGGGAATCGGCGACTGGCAAGACACCGACGGTTTCACTTTCAGACGCATACGCGATACCATCTGTCTGCTCAAACCTGAGACGATTAGTAAGATCAACCAAGCTATCGTCACCGCTGGCCAGAGCATTGCTCCCGATGCCAGTTCCACAGTTCGGGCTGATTCATTTGTTATTGAAACTAACATTCACTATCCGACAGAGAGCAGTTTGATCTACGACGGTGTTCGCAAGTTCATTCCGTTCTGTGTTGAGTTGGCGCAACAGCTTGAGACCACAGGATGGAGACAAGTGGGGCATCTAGTCAAGAAGATCAAGAGCTTAAAGCAGCAGATAGGACGGATTGCTGCCAGCAAGAGCTCACGCAAAAAGGAAGCCTTGGAATCGCGTTATCGCGACCTGCTGCAACGCGTAGCACTTTTGCTCGAGCGAGCGAAATCACTGACTAATGAGGCGAAATCTCTCGGTGCGTCCACAGTAACTCTGTCGCTAATCACAACAATCGAACATTGGACAGGACTGACCGAGCAGGTTTGCGATACGGCGCGTCGGCGTGTCCTATTGGGTGAGTCAGTCCCCAATTGCGACAAGCTGTTCAGCTTGTTCGAAACACACACGCAGCTTTACCGTCGCGGCAAAGCCGGACAACCCAATCAATATGGTCGATTGGCTTTGGTTTACGAGGATGGTGCTGGTTTCATTAGTCACTATCACTTGATGGCTCGCGACGTGCGTGACCAGGATGTCGTGGTGGAACAAACGAAGTTGGCTCAGAAGAAGCACGCAGGCGAGATTCACACCGCGTCTTTTGACCGAGGTTTCTATTCAGCGGAAAATGAATCAAATCTGCAGCAGATAATCGAAGATGTATGCGTACTACCGCGGGCTCCTGGTGAATACGTACAGCGGATTAAGAACGAAAGTGCTAAATTTCACCGAACCCGACTACACCACTCAGGCATCGAGGCAGCGATCGGAGTGTTACAGCGGGGCAATGGTTTGAAGCGTTGTCGCGACCGGACTGAACTCGGCTTTGAACGCTATTTGGGTTTAGCGATTCTAGGTCGCAATATACACACGCTTGGAAAGCTACTGCTTTCTAAACAACGCCCCAATGCATCGGCAGCGCAGAGCAAACGCAAAGCGGCTTAG
- a CDS encoding DUF1553 domain-containing protein → MLAYTSCRRLLGLLVLILTPSSVLAADSSQIALEARAILSNRCFACHGPDAAERQGGFRLDARESYLGEADSGELPIVPGEPDRSEALRRMLSAEDSERMPPADFGSGLTPVETDIIRQWIADGAELPEHWSFVPPKRPSLPLASQHATSDHEHSWTESAIDRFVLVEQEKHGLAPSPRAGRGELLRRLSLDLIGLPPTVDQIDAFEQDPLPGAYQRQVERLLASPAYGEHWARKWLDLARYADSAGYADDPPRTIWAYRDWVIDALNGNMSIEEFTVKQLAGDLLDHPTQADLVATAFHRNTMTNSEGGTNDEEFRNAAIVDRVNTTMAVWMGVTMACAQCHTHKYDPFLHDEYFQLFAIFNQTADADRRDEKPVIELFTRDQLFAREAWDARLEEIDRQLHQVPKVVHSEMKQWEEEWTEPHWTTLRPLAFDSQAGAAARELDGNILSAQLAEGQATDAEKGDVYSVELQLPSAWVGQTLRSLQLAVLPDPLRDGAVGLTKHGNFVVTKISASLLPGNTLDRVREAELGTLLPSARSIAAATSRVPARFVRVELPGKSRLLSLAELQVWSFDKNIALQGTASQSSTDYAGDASRAIDGDTDGDYNQNSTTHTKTSDAPWWEVDLGSPQAIDRVVVWNRTDSNLQSRLNGAVISLLDESRQVLTRETLREAPQLSQELVFERSTPLAFSRATADYEQTDFPASAVIDGSGKSGWGIGGRSQAEHALTLLLDRPLSITEPGRLRIEIRQESGYGQHQLGRFRVAASIDPAVDRWTAVPENLRYIVKQPSAQRSLEDQQAWSLFFNQNLAAATESLRAERLELELQLKELKPETSVPVQRAVPGADSRETFVQIRGNYKSLGNRVEPGTPAIFHPLPDSTGPPDRLALAKWLVDRRNPLTARVWANRLWESLFGLGIVRSSEEFGAQGDAPTHPQLLDWLAVELMDNGWDQKDLLRQIVSSQTYQQTSRVTPQVLLQDKDNEWLARGPRVRLSAEMVRDQSLQLADLLSQQMYGPPVRPPQPNLGLKAAFGGDTDWQTSDGGDRYRRGLYTTWRRSNPYPSMATFDAPSREVCTLRRDSTNTPLQALVTLNDPAFVEAAQSLARQVVLAAGDGHAAVPESERYEEGDSDSRRLARVFRRCTSRTITDRESHVLLALLTDARAGLVQDQTAAEKLATDPLGPAPDGADVVELAAWTAVCNVLLNLDEVLMKR, encoded by the coding sequence ATGCTTGCGTACACTTCTTGCCGGCGTCTCCTTGGTCTGCTGGTTCTAATACTCACTCCTAGCAGCGTCCTGGCGGCCGATTCGTCGCAGATTGCGCTGGAGGCCCGAGCCATTCTCTCCAACCGCTGTTTTGCCTGCCATGGACCGGATGCAGCGGAGCGTCAAGGTGGATTTCGGCTGGACGCGCGTGAGTCCTACTTGGGTGAGGCTGATTCGGGGGAGCTCCCGATTGTTCCGGGCGAACCGGATCGTAGCGAAGCGCTCCGCCGCATGCTTTCGGCCGAGGATTCCGAGCGAATGCCCCCTGCGGATTTTGGATCGGGGCTTACCCCAGTAGAAACCGATATTATTCGCCAGTGGATTGCAGATGGTGCTGAGCTACCGGAGCATTGGTCGTTTGTGCCGCCGAAGAGACCCAGCCTGCCTCTCGCCTCCCAGCACGCAACGTCCGACCATGAGCATTCTTGGACGGAGTCGGCCATCGATCGATTCGTGTTGGTCGAGCAAGAGAAGCATGGCTTGGCCCCTTCCCCCCGAGCAGGCCGCGGGGAGTTGCTGCGGAGACTTAGCTTGGACCTTATCGGCTTGCCTCCCACGGTAGACCAGATCGATGCCTTTGAGCAAGATCCACTTCCCGGTGCTTATCAACGCCAGGTGGAGCGTCTGTTGGCTTCACCCGCCTATGGCGAACACTGGGCCCGTAAATGGCTAGATCTAGCACGCTACGCCGACTCGGCTGGCTACGCCGATGATCCGCCACGGACTATCTGGGCGTATCGAGATTGGGTCATCGACGCGCTCAATGGGAATATGTCTATCGAAGAGTTTACGGTCAAGCAATTGGCCGGCGACCTGCTTGACCATCCCACTCAAGCAGATCTCGTGGCCACTGCATTCCATCGCAACACGATGACCAATAGTGAGGGGGGGACCAACGACGAAGAGTTTCGCAATGCGGCGATTGTCGACCGAGTCAATACGACTATGGCCGTTTGGATGGGAGTTACGATGGCGTGCGCCCAGTGCCACACCCATAAATACGATCCCTTTCTCCATGACGAGTACTTCCAGCTATTTGCGATTTTCAATCAAACTGCTGATGCCGATCGACGTGACGAGAAACCGGTCATCGAATTGTTTACGCGCGATCAACTATTCGCTCGAGAGGCTTGGGACGCACGGCTGGAGGAAATCGACCGCCAACTCCATCAAGTTCCTAAGGTGGTGCACTCCGAAATGAAGCAATGGGAGGAGGAGTGGACGGAACCTCACTGGACGACGCTCCGGCCGCTCGCGTTCGACTCTCAGGCGGGCGCTGCTGCCAGGGAGCTCGATGGCAATATCCTGTCTGCTCAACTTGCTGAGGGGCAGGCAACCGATGCTGAGAAGGGTGACGTCTACTCCGTCGAACTGCAGCTCCCTTCCGCGTGGGTTGGACAAACTCTAAGATCGCTGCAGTTGGCCGTCCTGCCAGATCCGCTGCGCGATGGTGCCGTGGGGCTGACGAAGCATGGTAATTTCGTGGTGACGAAGATTTCCGCAAGTCTGCTTCCAGGCAACACTTTGGACCGTGTGCGTGAAGCTGAACTCGGTACCCTCCTGCCTTCCGCGAGGAGCATCGCCGCAGCCACTTCGCGAGTGCCAGCGAGGTTTGTTCGCGTTGAACTGCCTGGCAAGTCGCGATTGTTGTCCTTAGCTGAGTTGCAGGTCTGGAGTTTTGACAAGAATATCGCCCTGCAGGGGACGGCATCTCAAAGCAGTACGGACTACGCGGGGGACGCGTCGCGCGCGATCGATGGCGATACGGACGGGGACTACAATCAGAACTCTACCACGCACACAAAGACGAGCGATGCTCCATGGTGGGAGGTCGATTTGGGGTCACCGCAGGCGATCGACCGAGTCGTCGTGTGGAACCGGACTGATAGCAATTTGCAGTCGCGTTTGAACGGTGCTGTAATTAGCTTGTTGGATGAGTCGCGACAAGTATTGACGCGGGAAACCTTGCGCGAAGCGCCTCAGCTGAGCCAAGAACTGGTGTTCGAACGGTCCACGCCGCTCGCCTTTTCCCGGGCCACTGCAGACTACGAGCAAACTGATTTTCCGGCGTCAGCGGTTATCGATGGAAGTGGGAAGTCGGGCTGGGGCATTGGTGGACGCTCGCAAGCGGAGCACGCACTCACACTACTCCTTGACCGTCCGCTGTCGATCACCGAACCAGGGCGTCTGCGCATTGAGATTCGTCAAGAGTCGGGGTATGGTCAGCATCAATTGGGACGGTTCCGCGTGGCCGCTTCGATCGATCCTGCCGTTGACCGCTGGACGGCAGTTCCAGAAAATCTACGCTACATTGTAAAACAACCATCCGCCCAGCGCAGTCTAGAAGACCAACAAGCTTGGTCGCTCTTTTTCAATCAAAATTTGGCCGCAGCAACCGAGTCCCTGAGGGCCGAACGATTGGAATTGGAGTTGCAGCTTAAGGAGTTGAAACCGGAGACCAGCGTCCCGGTGCAACGCGCGGTGCCTGGGGCCGATAGCCGCGAGACGTTTGTCCAGATTCGTGGTAACTACAAATCACTCGGAAATCGAGTGGAACCCGGCACGCCAGCTATCTTTCATCCTCTACCCGACTCCACAGGGCCGCCCGATCGCTTGGCACTGGCGAAATGGCTGGTCGATCGACGTAATCCCCTGACGGCGCGCGTCTGGGCAAACCGCTTGTGGGAATCTCTGTTTGGACTTGGGATCGTAAGATCTAGTGAGGAGTTTGGAGCGCAAGGCGATGCTCCAACCCATCCCCAATTGTTGGATTGGCTAGCGGTGGAGCTGATGGACAATGGTTGGGATCAGAAGGATCTGCTTCGGCAGATTGTATCGAGTCAAACTTACCAACAGACCTCACGCGTGACTCCACAAGTGCTGCTGCAAGACAAGGACAATGAATGGCTGGCGCGAGGGCCACGCGTTCGGCTGAGCGCGGAAATGGTGCGTGATCAATCGCTGCAATTGGCCGACTTATTATCGCAGCAGATGTATGGCCCGCCGGTACGCCCTCCGCAACCCAACCTGGGCCTCAAGGCTGCTTTTGGTGGTGATACGGATTGGCAGACGAGCGATGGAGGGGATCGCTATCGGCGTGGTTTGTATACGACCTGGCGCCGTTCGAACCCCTACCCTTCCATGGCAACATTTGATGCACCGAGTCGCGAGGTCTGTACGCTGCGCCGCGATAGTACCAACACGCCCTTGCAAGCACTGGTGACTCTCAATGATCCAGCCTTTGTCGAAGCGGCTCAGTCGCTGGCTCGACAGGTGGTGCTCGCCGCTGGCGATGGACATGCTGCGGTGCCGGAGAGTGAACGGTATGAGGAAGGGGACTCTGATTCTAGGCGACTGGCCAGGGTCTTCCGTCGATGCACCTCTCGCACGATTACGGATAGGGAATCTCACGTTTTGCTCGCGTTGTTGACCGATGCTCGAGCCGGACTGGTCCAGGACCAAACTGCGGCTGAGAAGCTAGCCACCGACCCACTTGGCCCGGCTCCTGACGGTGCCGATGTGGTTGAACTGGCTGCTTGGACCGCAGTTTGCAATGTGCTTTTAAATCTAGATGAAGTCCTAATGAAACGGTAG
- a CDS encoding glycoside hydrolase family 25 protein, which yields MRHFVMLAAVAALLFGGSGLLETEAWGQRVQGVDVSYWQGTMDWNRTYDAGARFAFVRSSRGEDFEDTFLTTNMAAIAQLATSGKPILAGVYHFGRPGLALSTASTAAQIQSHAQSEAGHFVQTAGEYMKAGWLRPVLDLEEGGAELTRAQLSQWATEFTNHVMTLAQVEPLLYMNTNYATNEIDSSLAERDLWVANYNSGDRYGNPLTDGSPPTGNIDDWAFWQYTSEGSGPLYGVDPNFNDYIDLNVANGDMDFVRSFVITSSVPEPGCGLSLLAAGLWVLGVRRRNA from the coding sequence ATGCGCCATTTTGTGATGCTGGCAGCAGTAGCAGCCCTGCTTTTCGGAGGGAGTGGACTCCTGGAGACCGAGGCGTGGGGCCAGAGAGTACAGGGGGTCGATGTCTCCTATTGGCAGGGGACCATGGATTGGAACAGGACGTACGATGCGGGTGCACGTTTTGCGTTTGTCCGGTCGTCGCGAGGCGAGGATTTTGAGGACACCTTTCTAACGACCAACATGGCGGCGATCGCACAACTGGCGACTTCCGGCAAGCCGATTTTGGCTGGGGTCTACCATTTTGGGCGACCTGGTTTGGCACTCAGCACCGCTTCGACAGCGGCTCAGATTCAGTCCCATGCGCAGTCGGAAGCAGGGCATTTCGTGCAGACTGCTGGCGAGTACATGAAAGCGGGGTGGTTGCGGCCCGTGTTGGATTTGGAGGAAGGAGGCGCCGAGCTCACGCGAGCGCAGTTGTCGCAGTGGGCTACTGAGTTCACCAATCACGTGATGACGTTGGCTCAGGTTGAGCCGCTCCTCTACATGAATACGAATTATGCAACCAACGAAATCGATTCGAGCTTGGCTGAGCGTGATCTCTGGGTGGCCAACTACAACTCGGGGGATCGCTACGGAAATCCGCTGACCGATGGCAGTCCTCCGACGGGAAATATCGACGACTGGGCATTCTGGCAATACACCAGCGAGGGCTCGGGGCCGCTCTATGGGGTCGACCCCAATTTCAACGACTACATCGATCTCAATGTGGCCAATGGCGATATGGACTTTGTCCGCAGCTTTGTAATTACTTCGTCAGTGCCCGAACCGGGCTGCGGCCTGTCGCTGTTGGCCGCCGGCCTTTGGGTGTTGGGAGTTCGACGCCGAAATGCCTAG